One genomic region from Clostridium saccharobutylicum DSM 13864 encodes:
- a CDS encoding ABC transporter ATP-binding protein: MREEKATILKIENLTKKFNLQSGKKLTAVDNVSFELYLGECLGIVGESGCGKSTIAKILTQLESVTAGNIIYKTKDITNLKGEELRQNRRNLQMIFQDAAESFNPRMKIDDIVSEPLLNFKLMKKREAETEGKKLLTMVGISEEFMKRYPHQLSGGQKQRVAIARALSVQPEIIVCDEATSALDVSIQDQVIKLLMNLQKEKGMSYIFIGHDLAVVRNISHRIIVMYLGRIVEVIDSDKLVTDAAHPYTKALLNSVFSVKMKNKTEIESISGEPPSPSDIQPGCAFSSRCTKCTDKCLKEKPELKEIEANHFIACHLFKE, translated from the coding sequence TTGAGGGAAGAAAAAGCAACAATACTTAAAATTGAAAATCTTACAAAAAAGTTTAATCTACAAAGTGGTAAGAAATTGACTGCAGTTGATAATGTAAGTTTTGAATTATATTTAGGTGAATGTTTAGGAATTGTTGGTGAGAGTGGTTGCGGCAAAAGTACTATAGCAAAAATTCTGACCCAATTGGAAAGTGTTACCGCAGGGAATATAATTTATAAAACTAAAGATATTACGAATTTAAAGGGTGAAGAGCTTAGACAAAATCGAAGGAACCTTCAAATGATATTTCAAGATGCTGCTGAGTCCTTTAATCCTCGTATGAAAATTGATGATATTGTAAGCGAGCCTTTGCTAAACTTCAAGCTTATGAAGAAACGTGAAGCTGAAACAGAAGGTAAAAAACTACTTACAATGGTTGGGATATCCGAGGAGTTTATGAAAAGATATCCCCATCAATTGAGTGGAGGGCAAAAGCAGAGAGTTGCAATAGCAAGAGCATTATCTGTGCAGCCTGAAATTATAGTATGTGACGAAGCCACATCAGCATTAGATGTTTCTATACAGGATCAGGTAATTAAACTGCTTATGAATTTGCAGAAAGAGAAGGGGATGTCATATATTTTTATAGGCCATGATTTGGCGGTAGTTAGAAATATAAGTCATAGAATCATAGTAATGTATCTTGGACGAATAGTTGAAGTAATTGATAGTGATAAGCTTGTTACAGATGCTGCTCATCCATATACTAAAGCATTATTGAATTCAGTATTCTCTGTTAAGATGAAAAATAAAACTGAAATAGAAAGCATATCGGGAGAGCCACCAAGCCCTTCTGATATACAGCCAGGATGCGCCTTTAGTTCAAGGTGTACAAAATGCACTGATAAATGCTTAAAAGAAAAACCTGAACTGAAAGAAATAGAAGCAAATCATTTTATTGCTTGTCATTTATTCAAAGAATAG
- a CDS encoding DMT family transporter, with protein MTKLKMFKFDAEKIFTNKKYIIILAILCTFLWGSAYPAIKLGYDVLGIHSDDSYLKLIFAGYRFLIAGIILITIQKLMGKSIMPKSIGDFKGFMLLGFVYTLMQYVFLYIGMANTTGVKSSILGSLSSFINIFLVHFIYKDDKLSVKKVTGCMIGFLSIIVLNFQAGTINGAFKLMGDGLLILSALMGSIGSIYNKNLVKNNDVFVTTGYQLIFGSLMLIIIGKSAGGNLSVLSAESGILLLYMALLSSVALVIWSMLYKYNKVGNITMYNLLTPIFGTILSAFLLGESILEVKSLIALALACTGIWIVNYK; from the coding sequence TTGACTAAATTAAAGATGTTCAAATTTGATGCAGAAAAAATATTTACTAACAAAAAATATATAATTATATTAGCAATTTTATGTACATTTTTATGGGGAAGTGCATATCCAGCAATTAAGCTTGGGTATGACGTTTTGGGGATACATTCAGATGATAGTTACTTAAAATTAATATTCGCTGGATACAGATTTTTAATAGCTGGAATAATTTTAATCACTATACAGAAGTTAATGGGAAAGAGTATAATGCCTAAATCTATAGGGGATTTTAAAGGGTTTATGTTGTTAGGATTTGTATATACTCTAATGCAATATGTCTTTCTTTATATAGGTATGGCAAATACAACAGGAGTTAAGAGCTCTATACTTGGTTCGTTAAGTTCATTTATAAATATTTTTCTTGTTCACTTTATTTATAAAGATGACAAGCTATCTGTAAAAAAGGTTACAGGTTGTATGATTGGTTTTTTATCGATAATAGTACTTAACTTTCAAGCAGGAACAATAAATGGAGCATTTAAGTTAATGGGTGATGGACTGCTAATTCTATCAGCATTAATGGGTTCTATTGGAAGTATATATAATAAAAATTTAGTAAAGAATAATGATGTTTTTGTTACAACAGGATATCAGCTTATATTTGGAAGCTTAATGCTTATTATAATAGGAAAATCCGCTGGTGGAAATCTATCTGTTTTATCTGCAGAATCTGGAATACTATTATTATATATGGCACTTTTATCATCAGTCGCATTAGTAATATGGTCTATGTTATATAAATATAATAAAGTTGGAAATATTACTATGTATAACCTCTTGACACCAATATTCGGTACGATATTATCTGCTTTTTTACTTGGAGAATCAATACTTGAAGTTAAAAGCTTGATAGCTTTAGCTTTAGCTTGTACGGGTATATGGATTGTTAACTACAAGTAA
- a CDS encoding DUF2334 domain-containing protein: protein MIYDKQLFLVEPNLKISFEGNLLKFISPIYRDINRYFIPMLEFVRLIGGEFNIAKSKIDILFKGKSQIFINYETDDYKFTVVDSVLYLSLFDICRMLNAKSKWDYDSNSILLYWDRNKHKSYARRPGRIALIRFEDVTAGDGYLDSDNLEKFRIVADYMFSTGVPFHIAWIPRFVDPPNGIDNDISKDYSMPNSNFLFTIEYLLNRNGVIGLHGYTHQYGKEVSADGIEFNEKRNNDEKSIRKRVEAAINIAKRLELPVKFFESPHYAATQFQQSIFEQYFDVIYEGYVGIWGRKIVKSPRNHRTLYIPTPLGYVEGEDGTKKMLDRISHLSQATLASLFYHPDIDFEYIILQNYTSGYPISNYLENSPLHQIVKALYDKRCSFAKITDLCSNNGRNIFIKLSRLFRYFISRIKVMK from the coding sequence ATGATTTATGACAAACAATTATTTTTAGTAGAACCCAATTTAAAAATAAGTTTTGAAGGAAATTTATTAAAGTTTATAAGTCCTATATACCGAGATATTAATCGTTATTTTATACCAATGTTAGAATTTGTTAGATTAATAGGAGGCGAGTTTAATATCGCGAAAAGTAAAATAGATATACTATTTAAAGGGAAATCTCAAATATTTATAAACTATGAGACTGACGATTATAAATTTACTGTAGTTGATAGTGTATTATACTTATCGTTATTTGATATATGCAGAATGTTGAATGCTAAATCTAAATGGGATTATGATAGCAATTCTATTTTACTTTATTGGGATAGGAATAAACATAAGAGTTATGCAAGACGTCCTGGAAGAATCGCTTTAATTCGATTTGAAGATGTAACTGCAGGCGATGGGTATTTGGATTCTGACAATCTGGAGAAATTTAGAATAGTTGCAGATTATATGTTTTCAACTGGTGTTCCATTTCATATAGCATGGATACCAAGGTTTGTCGATCCTCCAAACGGTATTGATAATGATATATCTAAAGATTATAGTATGCCTAATTCCAACTTTCTTTTCACAATTGAGTATTTATTAAATAGAAATGGTGTAATTGGTTTGCACGGCTATACTCATCAGTATGGGAAAGAGGTAAGTGCAGATGGCATTGAGTTTAATGAAAAGCGAAATAATGATGAAAAGAGTATAAGAAAAAGGGTGGAAGCAGCTATTAATATAGCAAAGAGATTAGAACTTCCTGTTAAGTTTTTTGAGAGTCCTCATTATGCAGCTACTCAGTTTCAGCAAAGTATATTTGAACAATATTTTGACGTAATTTATGAAGGCTATGTAGGTATATGGGGAAGAAAAATAGTTAAAAGTCCTAGGAATCATAGAACATTATATATTCCAACACCTTTAGGTTATGTAGAAGGTGAAGATGGTACGAAAAAAATGCTTGATAGAATAAGTCATTTAAGTCAAGCTACATTAGCTAGTTTATTTTACCATCCAGATATTGATTTTGAATATATAATTCTTCAAAATTATACTAGTGGATACCCAATAAGCAATTATTTAGAAAATTCTCCGCTTCATCAAATTGTAAAAGCGTTATATGATAAAAGGTGTAGCTTTGCAAAGATTACGGATTTATGCTCCAATAATGGGAGAAATATATTTATTAAATTATCTAGATTGTTTAGATATTTTATATCTAGAATTAAAGTCATGAAATAA
- a CDS encoding ABC transporter permease, producing MFFNVLKAEHIKLHKCPIWIAFFIIPCLSAILGTFNYVNNTDVLSNGWYSLWTQHNLFFCYLCFPALIGVYCSYICRLEHMNSNWNTILTAPISFSSIYFSKFITIIKMLLLTQIFVGILFYVSGKVVGITSPLPLKMFLWLLYGFFGGCAIASVQLALSLIIKSFAVPIGISLLGGIIEIAFRAKGLGLFFPYALFSIGMCANNPDSNLEYSAISFIISCLLFVIIFSLIGISKIRRR from the coding sequence ATGTTTTTTAATGTATTAAAAGCTGAACACATAAAACTTCATAAATGTCCTATATGGATAGCATTTTTCATTATTCCATGTCTTTCTGCCATTCTAGGAACATTCAATTATGTAAATAATACAGATGTATTAAGTAATGGCTGGTATAGCCTTTGGACACAACATAATTTGTTTTTTTGTTACTTATGCTTCCCAGCACTAATAGGCGTCTACTGTTCTTACATTTGTAGATTAGAACATATGAATAGCAATTGGAATACCATTTTGACTGCACCAATTAGTTTTAGCAGCATATACTTTTCAAAGTTTATTACAATTATAAAAATGCTTCTATTAACACAAATTTTTGTAGGAATACTATTCTATGTTTCAGGAAAAGTGGTAGGAATAACAAGTCCTCTTCCACTAAAAATGTTTTTGTGGCTTTTATATGGTTTTTTCGGTGGTTGTGCTATTGCTTCTGTTCAGCTTGCTCTTTCACTTATAATAAAAAGTTTCGCTGTTCCAATAGGTATTTCATTACTTGGCGGAATTATAGAAATTGCATTTCGTGCAAAAGGTCTTGGACTTTTCTTCCCTTATGCATTATTTTCAATTGGAATGTGTGCAAACAATCCAGACAGTAATTTAGAGTACAGTGCAATTTCATTTATTATTTCATGTCTTTTATTTGTGATTATATTTAGTTTAATTGGCATTTCTAAGATACGTAGAAGATAA
- a CDS encoding DODA-type extradiol aromatic ring-opening family dioxygenase, whose amino-acid sequence MISSVSLCHGGPTLIVEKNEYTDFLKDLGKKLAPKAIVIFTAHWESEITTISAIDDTYDMMYDFYGFPKELYSVKYPAKCSVEVASKLQSMLRSNGIESKLDENRGLDHGAWDVLYLMYPKANLPIVQVSVNPEIAMEKQYEIGRAIRDLGKEDILVIGSGSTVHNLSTVDWNSDKAEEWAVEFDNWLIESMENNDTETLFRYKQLAPNAKRAVPRQEHIVPMFIAMGSGNKDKAKLLHQGYAYGTLSYICFEF is encoded by the coding sequence ATGATTTCTTCAGTATCTTTATGTCATGGAGGACCCACACTTATAGTGGAAAAAAACGAATATACTGATTTTCTTAAAGACTTAGGCAAAAAACTAGCCCCTAAAGCTATAGTCATATTTACAGCCCATTGGGAAAGCGAAATTACAACAATTTCGGCAATTGATGATACTTATGATATGATGTATGATTTTTATGGATTTCCAAAAGAATTATATTCTGTAAAATATCCTGCTAAGTGTTCTGTAGAAGTAGCTTCAAAGTTACAATCCATGTTAAGGAGCAATGGTATTGAAAGTAAGCTGGATGAAAACAGAGGCTTGGATCACGGTGCATGGGATGTACTTTATTTAATGTATCCAAAGGCAAATTTACCCATTGTTCAAGTATCAGTAAATCCTGAAATAGCAATGGAAAAACAATATGAGATAGGAAGAGCTATTAGGGATTTAGGAAAAGAAGATATCTTAGTAATAGGAAGCGGTTCAACTGTGCATAATCTTTCTACAGTTGACTGGAATTCAGATAAAGCTGAAGAATGGGCAGTAGAGTTTGACAATTGGCTCATAGAAAGTATGGAAAATAATGATACAGAGACGCTCTTTAGATACAAACAGCTAGCACCAAATGCAAAACGTGCTGTACCACGGCAGGAACATATAGTTCCTATGTTTATAGCTATGGGAAGCGGAAATAAAGATAAGGCAAAGCTTTTACACCAAGGCTATGCATATGGGACTTTGAGCTATATATGCTTTGAGTTTTAA
- a CDS encoding FTR1 family iron permease produces MVSAKAYLTVDPIQKDKAVKVIDRMHGYLSLLDGNTSYGIVDVITIILREGLEALLVVIALLGFLKKSDQEDKKSWIYGGVIIGSIVSIVLAVLVKLLFTSGTFGNNNFLISGWTGVFAAVMLIYVSYWLHSKSSVDSRNHGIQDKSCKSLANGSLFSLGFLAFLAVFREGTEVVLFYIGMASSIKLTDLFLGIALGFAILIIIAVLMLKIGLRIPMKPFFLVSSLLVFYLGLKFTGMGINGLQLSGVLPATSSDLLPTISALAVYPTWQGVIPQAVLVVIAILVILHNKLKRN; encoded by the coding sequence ATGGTTAGTGCAAAAGCTTATCTTACAGTAGATCCAATTCAAAAAGACAAGGCAGTAAAGGTTATTGATAGAATGCATGGATACTTATCTTTATTAGATGGGAATACATCATACGGTATAGTAGATGTAATTACAATAATACTTCGTGAAGGTTTAGAAGCACTTTTAGTTGTAATTGCATTACTAGGTTTTCTAAAGAAATCAGACCAAGAAGATAAGAAATCTTGGATATATGGTGGAGTAATAATTGGAAGCATAGTAAGTATTGTACTAGCTGTTTTAGTTAAGCTCCTATTTACATCAGGAACTTTTGGAAATAATAATTTCTTAATATCAGGTTGGACAGGTGTCTTTGCAGCTGTAATGCTTATTTATGTAAGTTACTGGTTACATAGTAAATCAAGTGTAGATTCACGTAACCATGGTATACAAGATAAAAGTTGTAAATCATTAGCTAATGGCAGCTTGTTTTCCTTAGGATTTTTAGCATTTCTAGCAGTCTTTAGGGAGGGAACCGAAGTAGTACTTTTCTATATTGGGATGGCATCTTCAATTAAGTTAACAGATTTATTTTTAGGAATAGCATTAGGCTTTGCAATACTTATAATTATAGCAGTGTTGATGCTAAAGATTGGATTACGTATTCCAATGAAACCATTTTTCCTTGTATCTAGTTTATTAGTATTTTATTTAGGATTGAAATTTACAGGTATGGGAATTAACGGTCTTCAATTATCTGGAGTATTACCAGCAACATCAAGTGATTTATTGCCAACAATATCTGCACTCGCAGTATATCCAACTTGGCAAGGTGTGATACCTCAAGCAGTATTGGTTGTTATAGCAATACTTGTAATATTACATAATAAATTAAAAAGAAATTAA
- a CDS encoding DUF2935 domain-containing protein: MLSNKNFIQQSLELHLFFARIMKEHSFFLEVGFTPKDSNYIEAADNFRMEFDKLLADVIAISDGIVSNDILESGEAITPFTIAAEQASAYFTGVKIATNITKVEAELMRGSLNRNNHEDLERKVFDINNRALRLVRGLIEYKTMLLSDVLSCKLFTVNYPLLIDHILREAKLYSTLVRRLQNREDIDLEREAYEQETFWNRIMAEHSKFIRGLLDPTEDQLINTANNFGHQFDELTREARESMSKSMPIFEVTDDSYKATVEIKKFKAQGTQGLLECKIKSIIMPLLGDHVLREANHYLRLLKIFRKMPDMYYEQD; the protein is encoded by the coding sequence GTGTTATCAAATAAAAATTTTATACAACAATCTTTAGAACTTCATCTTTTCTTTGCAAGAATAATGAAAGAGCATTCCTTCTTTTTAGAAGTAGGTTTTACACCAAAAGATTCAAATTATATAGAAGCAGCAGATAACTTTAGAATGGAGTTTGACAAGCTTTTAGCTGATGTAATTGCCATTTCTGATGGTATTGTGAGCAATGACATATTAGAATCTGGTGAAGCAATAACTCCATTCACAATAGCAGCTGAACAGGCATCAGCATATTTTACAGGAGTAAAAATTGCAACTAATATTACTAAAGTAGAGGCAGAATTAATGAGAGGTTCTCTAAACAGGAATAATCATGAAGATCTTGAACGAAAAGTATTTGATATTAACAACAGAGCTTTGCGATTAGTTAGAGGCTTAATAGAATATAAGACAATGTTATTATCGGATGTTTTATCATGTAAGTTATTTACAGTTAATTATCCTTTGCTTATAGATCATATTTTAAGAGAGGCAAAGCTTTATTCTACGTTAGTTAGAAGACTTCAAAATCGTGAAGATATTGATTTAGAAAGAGAAGCATATGAGCAAGAAACTTTCTGGAACAGAATTATGGCGGAACATTCGAAATTTATTCGTGGACTTCTTGATCCAACTGAAGATCAGCTAATAAATACAGCAAATAATTTTGGGCATCAGTTTGATGAGTTAACAAGAGAAGCAAGAGAATCGATGAGTAAATCTATGCCAATATTTGAAGTTACAGATGATAGTTATAAAGCAACTGTAGAAATAAAGAAGTTTAAAGCACAAGGTACACAAGGATTATTGGAGTGCAAAATAAAATCTATAATAATGCCATTATTAGGAGATCATGTTTTACGTGAAGCAAATCATTATTTACGTTTATTAAAAATATTTAGAAAAATGCCAGACATGTATTATGAACAAGATTAA
- a CDS encoding MarR family winged helix-turn-helix transcriptional regulator codes for MDKNKITYGELNDLNLKSIIALSRCIQSVNKRELKIIKEGGLTFSQFGVLEVLYHKGDLRVSEILEKTLSTGGNMTVVIDNLAKDDLIERRPDPKDRRASLISISEKGRKLMSELFPKHVDNLSEIFSVLSAEEKKNLINMLKKLSGV; via the coding sequence ATGGATAAGAATAAAATTACTTACGGAGAATTAAATGATTTAAATTTAAAATCAATAATAGCATTAAGTCGATGCATACAAAGCGTTAACAAAAGAGAACTTAAAATTATCAAAGAAGGAGGATTAACTTTTTCACAATTTGGAGTACTTGAAGTACTGTATCATAAGGGAGACTTAAGAGTTAGTGAAATATTAGAAAAGACTCTTTCAACTGGTGGTAATATGACTGTTGTTATAGACAACTTAGCTAAGGATGATTTAATTGAGAGACGTCCAGATCCTAAGGATAGACGTGCAAGTTTGATAAGCATCTCTGAAAAGGGAAGAAAGCTTATGAGCGAACTTTTCCCTAAGCATGTAGATAATTTAAGTGAAATATTCAGCGTATTAAGTGCTGAGGAGAAGAAAAATTTAATAAATATGTTAAAGAAATTATCAGGTGTATAG
- a CDS encoding (2Fe-2S)-binding protein has translation MIKAILSKLFRIKEEVKMEDNKIVCGCFKITEQDLKNAIKNGGNSFEEVQAVTKVGTGCGKCVNGNKDLVNKLLLDKKINENQIVCGCFKVTVQDINNAIKNGAKSFEEVQAITKVGTGCGHCIESNKELVKQLLVR, from the coding sequence ATGATTAAAGCAATATTATCAAAATTATTTAGAATTAAGGAAGAAGTTAAAATGGAGGACAATAAAATTGTTTGTGGATGTTTTAAAATAACAGAACAAGATTTAAAAAATGCTATTAAGAACGGAGGTAATTCATTTGAAGAGGTACAAGCTGTTACCAAAGTTGGTACAGGCTGTGGCAAATGTGTAAATGGTAACAAAGATTTAGTTAATAAATTATTATTAGATAAGAAAATTAATGAAAATCAAATAGTATGCGGATGTTTTAAAGTTACAGTTCAAGACATAAATAATGCAATTAAAAATGGTGCAAAATCATTCGAGGAAGTACAAGCAATTACAAAGGTAGGTACTGGTTGTGGGCATTGTATAGAAAGCAATAAGGAATTAGTTAAACAATTATTAGTAAGATAA